A segment of the Siphonobacter curvatus genome:
TGGTAATATGTTCAACATTCGCCCCCTCTGAACTATAAGGCATACCGGCCCCCAACTGCTGTTTGCTTTCAAAGATGTCAATCGTTACATCCGAGGGGTGTCTTTCGACCAATTGTTTGTAAACGTATAGTCCACTGGGTCCAGCCCCCAGAATGGCGATGTGTTTTTTCACAGCTTCAACAAATGAGTTAGATCTATTCTATACGTTATTAACAAATTTCAACTCATAGTGTTCTGAATAATAACATTTAGCTGATAATCAGAAGTGTAAGCAGTGGTTGAGTAGGTCTAACAGGATAATTACGGATGCTTCTTGGCTAAGATACTAAAGGAATTTTTGCCGGTTAAATGGAACGGTGTAGTATAAACGTTTAAAATTGATATGTGTTAAAACGTTACGAGGGAAGGATCGGAAGAGCAACTATGATTTTAATAAAGTCTACCGAATGGGGCACCAGCAGGGGTGCGGGCTGAAACGAGGCTTCTTTGCTGTCTGGACGATACTTACAAGGCCCGTTGCAGACCCCAGTCGAGATAGCATTGATTGATTTCCCGCCGGGATGTGAGCCGAATTTTAGGAAGTTCCGCCTGATTGAATAGTTGCGTGTATCGCTTCCGATTTTTAGGCGTAATGACCAGAATGCGATGAAGCATCGCCCATTTGAGGCTATCCCGTCCGCCTTCCAGGCTACCCGCTCGATGGGATTGAAAAAGCGTTCGGTACACGTAGCGGACCAGGCTGGTTAAGGTAGAAACGTCCAGTACGATCAGGCCGGTTGCCCGTTGAAATCGCTGTAGCATACAAACGGTATAGTTCCCATCCATCACCCAGCGATCACCCGAGATAGCTGCATCGTGTAAGGCAACAAATTCGTCGCGTGGGCGTACGTCCCAGTTGGTATGGGGCCAATGATAAAACTGATCGAGATGGATGACTTCCAGGTTACACTTCTGACCAATGGCCTGAGCAAGCGTAGACTTACCACTGTTGGAAGGCCCCAAAATGCAGATACGATCTCCGAGTTCTGAAAGATCCATAGCAAAAAACGAATGAAGTGAGCGTTTGTAGCGATTCGATGGACTTTTGCTGGAAACGTTACAACGCAGTGGATTCAATCCGGCTTAAAATCTCTAGGAAAATGGTTTCCAGCGGAATGAAATTCAGGCCCGTACCTGGGTTTTCCA
Coding sequences within it:
- a CDS encoding P-loop NTPase family protein, which codes for MDLSELGDRICILGPSNSGKSTLAQAIGQKCNLEVIHLDQFYHWPHTNWDVRPRDEFVALHDAAISGDRWVMDGNYTVCMLQRFQRATGLIVLDVSTLTSLVRYVYRTLFQSHRAGSLEGGRDSLKWAMLHRILVITPKNRKRYTQLFNQAELPKIRLTSRREINQCYLDWGLQRAL